In the Leptospira sp. WS4.C2 genome, one interval contains:
- a CDS encoding alpha-glucosidase, whose translation MVWWKEAVIYQIYPRSFQDSDGDGIGDLEGIIERLDYLAGSKDSLGIDAIWLSPVYPSPMFDFGYDISNYEEIDPVYGDTQTFKRLLKEAHKRGIRIIMDLVVNHTSHLHPWFIESRSSVNSPKRDWYIWKEPTHVGPPNNWLGAFGGSGWEYDKRTGEYYFHSFLKEQPDLNWRNPDVEDAIFKMMKYWLDMGVDGFRLDVVNLYVKDEFLRNNASYFMKGPRPYDKQVHAYDRDRPEMHGILRRMRKLLDSYSDKRMFVGEIMQDFPGNVLLPATYCGRNDELHLAFNFMFLFSPWKAERFFQIVKDFESALGEDNWPNYTLSNHDFPRHITRYEKGADTIARAKLAACMMLTLRGTPFLYYGEEIGMKRQKVPYKKIQDPVGKRYWPFHPGRDPERIPMPWDGSETTGFTTGKAWLPLYEEANTVNVEAQKADPNSLFFTYKKLIQIRKDRKSLRKGKLKILITDDKQALYYRRRDGKEETYIFLNFSSKPVNVSYPRKWILNQILFSTANRTSSFDLEKELDYGGLILMPNEAVIFGN comes from the coding sequence ATGGTATGGTGGAAAGAAGCAGTAATCTATCAAATTTACCCACGTAGTTTTCAAGATTCCGATGGTGATGGCATTGGTGATTTAGAAGGAATCATCGAAAGATTGGATTATCTTGCCGGCTCCAAAGATTCCCTTGGGATTGATGCCATTTGGTTATCACCAGTATACCCTTCTCCCATGTTTGATTTTGGTTATGACATTTCCAACTATGAAGAAATTGATCCGGTTTATGGTGATACCCAAACCTTCAAACGGTTGTTAAAGGAAGCCCACAAACGGGGAATCCGAATCATTATGGATCTTGTTGTTAACCATACTTCCCATCTCCATCCTTGGTTTATCGAATCCAGATCTTCAGTCAATAGCCCCAAAAGAGATTGGTATATTTGGAAAGAACCAACTCATGTAGGACCACCTAACAATTGGCTTGGTGCATTTGGTGGATCAGGATGGGAATACGATAAACGAACTGGCGAATACTATTTCCATTCTTTTCTGAAAGAACAACCTGACCTCAACTGGCGTAATCCCGATGTCGAAGATGCCATATTCAAAATGATGAAGTATTGGTTGGATATGGGAGTCGATGGGTTTCGACTTGATGTGGTCAACTTATATGTAAAAGATGAATTCCTCCGAAACAATGCCTCCTACTTTATGAAAGGCCCAAGGCCTTACGACAAACAAGTACATGCTTATGATCGTGATCGCCCTGAAATGCATGGAATCTTACGTAGAATGCGTAAACTTCTCGATTCGTATTCCGATAAACGCATGTTTGTTGGCGAGATCATGCAAGACTTCCCAGGAAACGTCCTCCTTCCTGCAACCTACTGTGGCCGTAACGACGAATTACACCTTGCATTCAATTTTATGTTTCTTTTTTCTCCTTGGAAGGCAGAACGATTCTTTCAAATCGTCAAAGACTTTGAATCGGCACTCGGGGAAGACAATTGGCCCAACTACACTCTGTCCAACCATGATTTTCCTCGCCACATCACTCGTTACGAAAAAGGTGCTGACACTATCGCAAGAGCAAAACTTGCCGCCTGCATGATGTTAACCCTAAGGGGCACCCCATTCCTCTACTACGGCGAAGAAATTGGTATGAAACGTCAAAAAGTTCCCTATAAAAAAATCCAAGATCCTGTGGGGAAACGTTATTGGCCTTTTCATCCCGGTCGTGATCCTGAACGAATTCCGATGCCTTGGGACGGATCAGAAACCACAGGTTTCACTACTGGAAAAGCATGGCTTCCTTTGTACGAAGAAGCAAACACTGTGAATGTGGAAGCCCAAAAAGCAGATCCTAATTCCCTATTTTTCACCTACAAAAAGCTGATCCAAATTAGAAAGGACAGAAAGTCTTTACGAAAAGGTAAGTTAAAAATACTAATTACTGACGACAAACAAGCATTATACTACCGAAGAAGAGATGGAAAAGAAGAGACTTATATATTTTTAAATTTTTCCTCTAAACCAGTCAATGTATCCTATCCAAGAAAATGGATTCTCAATCAAATTCTATTCAGCACAGCGAACAGAACGTCCTCTTTTGATCTAGAAAAGGAATTGGATTACGGTGGTTTAATTTTGATGCCGAACGAAGCTGTCATTTTTGGAAATTAA
- a CDS encoding acyl-CoA thioesterase has product MKLKEDSFQYSLRVRYSEVDSQGIVFNANYLNYLDVAITEYFRAKGISYSEFINRYKLDFHVVQSLIDYRNGAQFDDMLDIFLSPSYKSSKIYWSFQMKCEDKKICSGMLTYITVSHLTKKIVSLPEEVSELLEFRVKVETKE; this is encoded by the coding sequence ATGAAATTAAAGGAAGATTCTTTTCAGTATTCGCTTCGAGTTCGGTATTCGGAAGTAGATTCCCAAGGGATCGTGTTTAATGCAAATTATCTAAATTATTTAGATGTAGCCATTACTGAATACTTTCGAGCGAAGGGGATTTCTTATTCGGAATTTATAAATCGATACAAACTCGATTTCCATGTCGTACAATCGTTAATTGATTACCGCAATGGTGCTCAGTTTGATGATATGTTAGATATTTTTTTAAGTCCCAGTTACAAATCATCCAAGATCTATTGGTCGTTTCAAATGAAATGCGAAGATAAAAAAATTTGTTCGGGGATGCTCACTTATATTACAGTGAGTCATTTGACAAAGAAGATTGTATCACTGCCGGAAGAAGTGAGCGAGTTGTTAGAGTTTCGAGTGAAAGTAGAGACAAAAGAATAA
- a CDS encoding Zn-ribbon domain-containing OB-fold protein, whose amino-acid sequence MNVTETLPGTHCKQCNFKVAEVAQGCPSCGSESVEMIDLKHNGIIHSFTVVYVGFGHMADRAPYVLAIVQTEEHVKLTTVIEDVTDFNTVKIGDKVRFKNVDPKIGPVFQY is encoded by the coding sequence ATGAACGTAACAGAGACTTTGCCTGGCACTCACTGCAAACAATGTAACTTTAAGGTGGCAGAGGTAGCACAAGGTTGTCCTTCCTGCGGAAGTGAATCCGTAGAAATGATAGATTTAAAGCACAATGGAATCATTCATTCTTTTACTGTAGTTTACGTTGGTTTTGGGCATATGGCCGACCGTGCCCCTTATGTGTTAGCGATCGTCCAAACGGAAGAACATGTAAAACTCACTACTGTGATTGAAGATGTAACGGACTTTAATACGGTAAAAATTGGTGATAAAGTTCGATTCAAAAACGTGGATCCAAAGATCGGCCCTGTATTTCAATATTAG
- a CDS encoding SIR2 family protein, with the protein MNKISNYTDSDSEIVVLLGAGASIDAGIPGVFGLTQELYTNFTQLLPHKEYAHMFAYVVSGIQQNKTTTGRSPFEPPNVEEVISAIQLIATRQKLEADPFIASWDQKIQYFERSRATDSSDLSRSLSSAFKNIFNQVESAFSETLESVEKLIEGDTFAKSFFTKGRISNILSRSTYDLDNSIRDIEASLHKILTVRDKPVDNWKILYQYTHALLADIMWLNDYTRCDYLNPLLNLSSKRTHIVTLNYDTSIELLAKNQSIEISDGFDTNNIYKSEFNSSMRIHYLKLHGSINWLWDFRRNATVKLELKPKENYMPSLIIGQREKLRSQGPFLDLLFEFRNKLKNVKQLISIGYSFSDEHINKYIQEWLEISTNNLVIVSGSNFNNPEFMRDKPNILNTKLTIKEFLK; encoded by the coding sequence ATGAATAAAATATCGAATTATACAGATTCAGATTCTGAAATTGTAGTATTACTAGGAGCAGGTGCATCGATCGATGCAGGCATACCTGGCGTTTTTGGACTTACACAAGAACTTTACACAAATTTCACTCAATTACTTCCCCACAAAGAATATGCTCATATGTTTGCTTACGTTGTATCTGGCATTCAGCAAAATAAAACAACAACAGGCCGTAGTCCCTTTGAACCACCTAATGTAGAAGAAGTAATTAGCGCGATTCAATTAATTGCTACAAGACAGAAATTAGAGGCGGATCCTTTCATAGCTAGTTGGGATCAAAAAATTCAATATTTTGAAAGATCAAGAGCTACAGATTCTTCCGATTTAAGCAGATCTCTTTCCTCTGCATTCAAAAATATTTTCAATCAGGTAGAAAGTGCTTTTTCTGAAACTCTTGAAAGCGTAGAAAAACTAATTGAAGGTGATACATTTGCGAAATCATTTTTTACAAAAGGACGTATAAGTAATATACTCTCAAGATCTACATATGATTTGGATAATTCGATAAGAGATATTGAAGCCAGTTTGCATAAAATCTTAACTGTGCGCGATAAACCAGTAGACAATTGGAAAATTCTCTATCAATACACGCATGCTCTTTTGGCAGATATAATGTGGTTAAATGATTATACTCGATGTGATTATTTAAATCCATTACTGAACCTTTCTTCTAAACGTACTCACATAGTAACGCTCAATTATGATACAAGTATCGAATTATTAGCAAAGAATCAATCAATTGAAATTTCAGATGGATTTGACACTAATAATATCTATAAAAGCGAATTTAATTCTTCGATGCGAATTCATTATTTAAAATTACATGGTTCGATCAATTGGCTTTGGGATTTTCGAAGAAATGCTACGGTTAAACTTGAATTAAAACCTAAAGAAAATTATATGCCTTCACTAATAATTGGACAAAGAGAAAAACTCAGATCTCAAGGTCCATTTTTAGATTTGCTTTTCGAATTTCGAAATAAACTTAAGAATGTTAAGCAATTAATTTCTATTGGTTATTCGTTTTCCGATGAACATATAAATAAATATATTCAAGAATGGTTAGAAATTTCTACCAATAATTTAGTAATTGTTTCAGGATCAAACTTCAACAATCCCGAATTCATGAGGGATAAGCCAAACATTTTAAATACAAAACTTACCATAAAAGAGTTCTTAAAATAG
- a CDS encoding acetyl-CoA C-acetyltransferase encodes MGNSYIIDAVRTPRGKGKKRGTLASVHPQELAAATLKAIQSRTGIDPKTVEEVVMGCVSQVADQAACIARYAVMAAHWPKEVPGYTVNRFCGSGLQALNNVANHVASGAMELGVGGGVESMSRVKMGDDMMGRDFNVGNDKIASYYNLVPQGISADLIATKYDISREEADRFAESSQQKAHAAVQNGYFKKSVIPITLDDGTVVTEEENPRLESDYAFLSGLGPVFKTIGEKELDAIALRSYPEVTKINHIHTLGNSSGIVDGAAAILVTNDEGLKKYGLKPRARVLATVATGEDPTIMLTGPVSASQKALKQAGLTVKDIDLWEINEAFASVVLYVKKTLGIDESKINVNGGAIALGHPLGATGAILTGTVLDELERRDLRYGLITLCIGGGMGIATIIERLK; translated from the coding sequence ATGGGGAATTCCTATATTATTGATGCTGTCCGAACTCCGAGAGGAAAGGGCAAAAAACGCGGGACACTTGCATCCGTCCACCCACAAGAATTAGCTGCTGCCACATTAAAAGCCATCCAATCACGTACCGGAATTGATCCAAAAACGGTTGAAGAAGTTGTAATGGGTTGTGTATCCCAAGTTGCTGACCAAGCTGCATGTATCGCACGTTATGCGGTTATGGCTGCTCATTGGCCAAAAGAAGTTCCAGGTTACACTGTGAACCGATTTTGCGGATCTGGGTTACAAGCCCTCAACAACGTTGCAAACCACGTTGCTTCTGGAGCAATGGAACTGGGCGTTGGTGGTGGAGTTGAATCCATGAGCCGTGTGAAAATGGGTGATGATATGATGGGACGTGATTTTAACGTTGGTAACGATAAAATTGCATCTTACTACAACCTAGTTCCACAAGGTATTTCTGCTGACCTAATCGCAACCAAGTATGATATTTCTCGTGAAGAAGCAGATCGATTTGCTGAATCTTCACAACAAAAAGCACATGCTGCGGTTCAAAACGGTTACTTTAAAAAATCTGTGATCCCAATTACTTTGGATGATGGAACTGTTGTGACGGAAGAAGAGAACCCACGTTTGGAATCTGATTATGCATTCCTTTCTGGCCTTGGCCCCGTATTCAAAACCATTGGTGAAAAAGAATTGGATGCCATTGCTTTACGTTCTTATCCAGAAGTTACAAAAATTAACCACATCCATACACTCGGAAACTCTTCCGGTATCGTGGATGGTGCTGCTGCGATTCTTGTTACCAATGATGAAGGACTTAAAAAATACGGTTTGAAACCACGAGCAAGAGTTCTTGCAACGGTTGCGACTGGTGAAGATCCAACGATCATGTTGACTGGTCCTGTTTCTGCTTCACAAAAAGCTTTGAAACAAGCAGGTCTTACTGTTAAGGACATTGACCTTTGGGAAATCAACGAAGCATTCGCCTCTGTAGTGTTATATGTAAAGAAAACACTCGGAATTGATGAATCCAAAATCAATGTAAACGGGGGAGCCATTGCACTTGGACATCCACTCGGAGCAACGGGAGCCATCCTTACTGGAACTGTTCTTGACGAGTTGGAAAGAAGAGACCTTCGTTACGGACTCATCACTCTTTGTATCGGTGGTGGTATGGGTATTGCTACTATCATCGAAAGATTGAAGTAA
- a CDS encoding NADH-quinone oxidoreductase subunit I, whose amino-acid sequence MGTVNVINVAKRHQFSWYEKFYFWSIGKGLWITLKHFLKVALFNKQVTIEYPDKKRQYSTRFRGMHSMKRDEQGRERCTACFCCMWICPANAIHIEAAEVTSERQHLHPEDKYAKKFQIDLLRCIFCGLCEEACPKGAIYLDGTGEMAADNREDLFLTKERMMEKTGGPILGQRN is encoded by the coding sequence TTGGGAACCGTTAATGTAATCAACGTCGCCAAAAGACACCAGTTCTCTTGGTATGAAAAGTTTTATTTTTGGTCCATTGGCAAAGGCCTTTGGATCACACTCAAACATTTCCTTAAAGTAGCTTTGTTTAACAAACAAGTTACCATTGAATATCCAGACAAAAAACGTCAGTACTCCACTCGGTTTCGCGGAATGCACTCCATGAAACGAGATGAACAAGGCCGGGAACGATGTACTGCTTGTTTTTGTTGTATGTGGATATGTCCTGCCAATGCCATTCACATCGAAGCAGCGGAAGTAACTTCGGAACGCCAACACCTCCATCCTGAAGATAAATATGCAAAGAAGTTCCAAATCGACTTGTTGCGATGTATCTTTTGTGGGCTTTGTGAAGAGGCCTGCCCTAAGGGTGCCATCTATTTGGATGGAACTGGTGAGATGGCGGCCGACAACCGGGAAGATTTATTTTTGACGAAAGAAAGAATGATGGAAAAGACAGGTGGCCCCATTCTCGGCCAAAGGAATTAA
- a CDS encoding 2Fe-2S iron-sulfur cluster-binding protein, giving the protein MVKIKIDGVEYEVDEKKNLIDATKEVGVEIPYFCYHPALSIVGMCRMCLIEIEGVPRLQAACNTPVKEGMGIITKSDRVKEARAGTMEFLLANHPLDCPVCDKAGECRLQDNAFGSGTGHSRFEFDKRNIPQEEIGTNLIINHNRCIVCYRCVRFEEEKVGESNLGLFERGNHSIIGLAKSEPINHNYQGALADICPVGALLNNKTLFKSRVWWYKSHKSVCHGCSTGCNVTTNVRDNKMYRYMVRENYDQGMFFLCDKGRFDLDWMNENRLFSYLDQGTPSTSKEVISKIVDRMKSAKSIAVIGGAHESNETLETLKKGFESLSRELGGKSIQWESRVTEAQNRDTEQVDFLLTKDNHPNTHGAVDLGITTQSGISGIISSIKSGAIDLVIVLKESIPEGIDASKVIVFDSNLTDAARNASLAVPIQIFAEAAGSFTNKNGLKQNFEQSMTAIKGLQSAAGVVDSIFQKLTERMEASVGNR; this is encoded by the coding sequence TTGGTTAAGATAAAGATAGACGGAGTCGAATACGAAGTCGACGAAAAGAAAAACCTCATCGACGCCACAAAAGAAGTTGGAGTCGAAATCCCTTACTTTTGTTACCACCCAGCACTTAGCATTGTCGGTATGTGCCGTATGTGTCTCATTGAAATTGAAGGTGTTCCTCGTTTACAAGCAGCTTGTAATACTCCTGTAAAAGAAGGAATGGGGATCATTACCAAATCAGATCGAGTAAAAGAAGCTCGCGCTGGTACTATGGAATTCCTTCTCGCCAATCACCCGTTAGATTGTCCGGTTTGTGATAAAGCTGGTGAATGTCGTTTGCAAGACAACGCATTTGGTTCGGGTACTGGTCATTCCCGGTTTGAATTTGATAAACGTAATATTCCTCAAGAAGAGATTGGAACAAATCTCATCATAAATCATAATCGTTGTATTGTTTGTTATCGTTGTGTACGTTTTGAAGAAGAGAAGGTTGGTGAGTCCAACTTAGGCCTTTTTGAACGGGGAAATCATTCCATCATTGGTCTTGCAAAATCAGAACCAATCAACCATAACTACCAAGGGGCTTTGGCGGATATCTGTCCTGTAGGAGCACTTCTCAATAATAAAACTCTGTTTAAGTCACGTGTTTGGTGGTACAAATCTCATAAATCAGTTTGCCACGGTTGTTCTACCGGTTGTAATGTAACAACAAACGTAAGAGACAATAAAATGTATCGTTATATGGTACGTGAAAATTATGATCAAGGTATGTTTTTCCTTTGTGATAAAGGAAGATTTGATTTGGATTGGATGAATGAAAATCGTCTGTTTAGTTATCTGGATCAAGGAACTCCTTCCACTTCCAAGGAAGTGATTTCTAAGATTGTTGATCGAATGAAATCGGCTAAGTCCATTGCAGTTATCGGTGGGGCTCATGAATCGAATGAAACTTTGGAAACATTAAAAAAAGGTTTTGAAAGTCTCTCTCGTGAGTTAGGTGGAAAGTCCATCCAGTGGGAATCACGAGTGACTGAAGCACAAAACAGAGATACCGAACAAGTGGATTTTTTACTCACAAAAGACAATCATCCTAACACACACGGAGCGGTAGATTTAGGAATCACCACACAATCGGGAATTTCTGGAATCATCAGTTCTATTAAGTCGGGCGCGATTGATTTAGTGATTGTTTTGAAAGAGTCTATCCCGGAAGGAATTGATGCTTCTAAAGTAATTGTTTTTGATTCTAATTTGACAGATGCAGCAAGGAACGCAAGTTTGGCGGTACCGATTCAAATTTTTGCAGAAGCAGCGGGAAGTTTTACCAATAAAAACGGCCTCAAACAAAACTTTGAACAATCTATGACTGCAATCAAAGGATTACAGAGTGCAGCAGGTGTTGTCGATTCTATCTTTCAAAAACTGACCGAAAGAATGGAGGCAAGTGTTGGGAACCGTTAA
- a CDS encoding response regulator — protein MNRPKVYKVLLLEDDESSAKLLLHTLERYNFDVTHVVDGMSGLSKIKNNSYDLIISDVNMPYLDGIGFLEKGKDMLKMTPVIMLTAVGEKDQVRRAALSHVTAYLLKPIANQALLEKIAQVLQLKPENIFDKKQYPLVINVTELSISQMLLEIQGCPGKKALEEIYDRFTLSLGGRGSFTNLRINLDKIFFFESRALQILDDLIAKILKQTNIRASSLFLESEFFNDNVVDLQPFSYLSEVNIISK, from the coding sequence ATGAATCGGCCCAAAGTTTATAAAGTCCTTCTCCTTGAAGATGATGAAAGTAGTGCCAAACTATTGTTACATACTTTAGAAAGGTATAACTTTGATGTCACACATGTGGTGGATGGAATGTCAGGGCTTTCTAAAATCAAAAACAATAGTTATGATTTGATCATTAGTGATGTGAATATGCCGTATTTGGATGGGATCGGATTCCTGGAAAAAGGGAAGGATATGTTAAAGATGACTCCTGTCATCATGTTAACCGCTGTGGGCGAAAAGGACCAAGTAAGGCGAGCCGCTCTCAGTCATGTGACTGCTTACCTTCTCAAACCCATTGCCAACCAAGCTCTTTTGGAAAAAATTGCACAAGTTTTGCAATTAAAACCAGAGAACATCTTCGATAAAAAACAATATCCACTCGTAATCAATGTAACTGAATTATCGATTTCACAAATGCTTTTGGAGATTCAGGGTTGTCCGGGTAAAAAAGCTCTCGAAGAGATCTACGATCGGTTTACGCTCAGCTTAGGAGGGCGAGGATCCTTCACCAATTTGAGAATCAATCTCGATAAGATCTTCTTTTTTGAAAGCCGGGCCTTACAAATCTTGGATGATCTCATCGCAAAAATTCTCAAGCAGACCAATATCCGAGCCAGTTCCTTATTCTTAGAGTCTGAGTTCTTCAATGACAATGTAGTGGATTTGCAACCCTTTAGCTATCTTTCCGAGGTAAATATAATTTCAAAATGA